Proteins found in one Aneurinibacillus uraniidurans genomic segment:
- a CDS encoding PilZ domain-containing protein, whose amino-acid sequence MKDQEKRQFFRLTLKNPLISDLTIIRIKENAVETGNANVLIEDISAGGLRFTSNVRLPVTPQVILEFETTILNQQVKFPGYIVWKKSSETGIQEYGVQFTIDNEQFPTITSILHQLEVRLRRSPLSPSCRFATQEEIISIKDFPPSS is encoded by the coding sequence ATGAAAGATCAGGAAAAACGACAGTTTTTCCGTCTTACACTTAAAAATCCTCTTATCTCGGATTTAACAATTATTCGTATAAAAGAAAATGCAGTGGAAACAGGAAACGCAAATGTATTAATCGAGGATATTAGTGCTGGCGGACTTCGCTTCACCTCTAACGTTCGACTTCCAGTTACACCCCAGGTCATTCTTGAGTTCGAGACCACCATTCTGAACCAGCAAGTTAAATTTCCTGGTTATATTGTCTGGAAAAAAAGCAGTGAAACTGGAATTCAAGAATATGGGGTTCAGTTTACGATTGATAACGAACAATTTCCTACCATAACTAGTATCCTTCACCAACTTGAAGTTCGACTACGTCGTTCTCCACTTAGTCCAAGCTGCCGCTTTGCTACACAAGAGGAGATCATTTCTATAAAGGATTTTCCACCTTCTTCTTGA
- a CDS encoding PucR family transcriptional regulator gives MEVFGEFADLMELADLIAERLENPITIEDMNHHVVAYSMHGDATDPVRIQTIMKRRVPESVLIRFWKEGVIQALMHSDEPVRIPAARDVGLDSRVAVSIRRGTEVFGYIWVQEANRTLEDGDLLVLKQAARLALPRLLYRKSRYEKNEEKRKQLLWRLLSRSGEADNRTIEKAARELGVSLSGVLEVLVFEARCPEAVWDSMQKELAYLLEHLGDFFVFRELPLWTFDDRHLIVLASMHADEEKQMHEASRVFVNELRTRLNRRFGEEYLEVGHGNPVVQFGEVWRSYQQALEVLHLKKCFPMELAGAAGYGELGIYRLLPQIKRWNEEQGYQNDKLARLVAYDQHNQSNLVETLDVFLCAAGKVNTAAQQLHIHPNTLTYRLRRICEVGGIDLQNANDRATLFLDLQVRKY, from the coding sequence ATGGAAGTATTTGGAGAATTTGCTGATTTGATGGAACTGGCAGATTTAATTGCGGAACGGCTAGAGAATCCGATTACAATTGAGGATATGAATCATCATGTAGTGGCTTATAGCATGCATGGTGATGCAACGGACCCGGTTCGCATTCAGACGATCATGAAACGTAGAGTTCCAGAAAGTGTACTGATCCGCTTCTGGAAAGAAGGGGTAATTCAAGCACTTATGCACAGCGATGAGCCAGTGCGAATTCCAGCAGCCCGTGATGTCGGTCTTGATAGCCGTGTTGCGGTCTCCATCCGGCGCGGAACAGAAGTATTCGGCTATATCTGGGTACAGGAAGCGAATCGTACCCTAGAGGATGGAGATTTGCTTGTGTTAAAGCAAGCAGCCCGTTTGGCATTGCCAAGGCTTCTGTATCGGAAGAGCCGATACGAAAAAAACGAAGAAAAACGGAAGCAGCTGCTCTGGCGCTTACTATCCCGCAGTGGGGAAGCGGACAATCGAACCATTGAGAAGGCAGCTCGTGAACTGGGAGTTTCGCTTTCGGGCGTATTGGAGGTACTTGTGTTCGAGGCTAGGTGCCCGGAGGCTGTCTGGGATTCCATGCAAAAAGAATTGGCGTACTTGCTTGAGCACCTTGGAGATTTTTTTGTATTCCGCGAGCTACCGCTCTGGACGTTTGATGATCGGCACCTTATTGTACTTGCAAGCATGCATGCAGATGAAGAAAAGCAAATGCACGAAGCAAGCCGTGTGTTTGTGAATGAGCTGCGGACGCGTCTGAACCGGAGATTCGGTGAGGAATACCTGGAAGTAGGGCATGGAAACCCAGTCGTACAATTCGGAGAAGTATGGCGCAGCTATCAGCAAGCGTTAGAAGTACTGCACCTTAAAAAATGTTTTCCAATGGAACTTGCTGGGGCAGCGGGCTATGGTGAACTGGGAATATATCGTTTGCTGCCACAAATAAAACGCTGGAATGAGGAACAGGGCTACCAGAATGATAAATTGGCACGGCTTGTAGCATATGATCAGCATAATCAGAGTAACTTAGTGGAAACGTTAGATGTATTTTTATGTGCAGCTGGTAAGGTAAATACAGCTGCACAGCAGCTTCATATTCATCCAAATACACTGACTTACCGATTGAGACGTATTTGTGAGGTCGGGGGCATTGACTTGCAAAATGCAAACGACAGGGCGACCTTATTTCTTGATTTGCAAGTTCGGAAGTACTGA
- the ald gene encoding alanine dehydrogenase, with amino-acid sequence MIIGVPKEIKNNENRVAMTPAGVAAFVHAGHQVVIETQAGVGSGFTDEQYVQEGATIVAAAKEAWAADMVMKVKEPIAEEYTHFREGLVLFTYLHLAPEPDLTKALVDKKVTAIAYETIQLDNGALPLLTPMSEVAGRMSVQIGAQFLEKSKGGKGVLLAGVPGVEAGRVTVVGGGIVGTNAAKIALGMGAKVTLLDINPDRLRELDELFQGHVQTLMSNRYNIAKAVKEADLLIGAVLVPGARAPRLVSEEMVKEMEPGSVIVDVAIDQGGSIETIDRVTTHSDPTYVKHGVVHYAVANMPGAVARTSTLALTNVTIPYGVQIATKGYKKAAQENRALARGINVVDGKVTYKAVADALGYPHVEVDTILNGEVNV; translated from the coding sequence ATGATTATTGGAGTTCCAAAAGAAATCAAAAATAATGAAAACCGTGTAGCTATGACGCCGGCAGGTGTAGCCGCATTTGTACATGCGGGACATCAGGTCGTAATTGAGACGCAGGCAGGTGTCGGAAGCGGATTTACAGATGAACAGTACGTACAAGAAGGTGCTACAATTGTAGCGGCAGCAAAAGAAGCGTGGGCAGCTGACATGGTTATGAAAGTAAAGGAACCGATTGCAGAAGAATATACGCATTTCCGTGAAGGATTAGTATTATTCACCTACCTTCATCTAGCCCCTGAACCAGATCTGACCAAAGCACTAGTGGACAAGAAAGTAACCGCTATCGCATATGAAACCATCCAGCTTGACAATGGTGCGCTGCCGCTTTTGACACCGATGAGTGAGGTAGCAGGCCGAATGTCTGTTCAGATTGGTGCGCAATTCCTTGAGAAATCGAAAGGCGGAAAAGGTGTCCTGCTCGCTGGTGTACCAGGTGTGGAAGCTGGGCGCGTAACGGTTGTAGGCGGTGGGATCGTTGGTACAAATGCGGCCAAAATTGCACTTGGCATGGGTGCGAAAGTAACATTGCTTGACATCAATCCAGATCGCCTGCGTGAACTGGACGAACTCTTCCAAGGGCATGTTCAAACATTGATGTCGAATCGTTACAATATTGCTAAAGCGGTGAAAGAAGCAGACCTTCTAATCGGAGCTGTTCTTGTACCAGGGGCGCGTGCACCACGCCTTGTGAGTGAAGAGATGGTGAAAGAGATGGAGCCAGGATCTGTTATCGTTGATGTAGCGATCGATCAAGGTGGTTCGATTGAAACAATTGACCGCGTGACAACGCACAGTGATCCGACTTATGTAAAACACGGTGTCGTTCATTATGCAGTGGCGAACATGCCAGGAGCAGTAGCTCGTACATCAACACTGGCGCTTACAAATGTCACAATCCCATACGGTGTTCAGATTGCGACGAAAGGCTACAAAAAAGCCGCCCAGGAAAACCGGGCACTTGCTCGCGGCATTAATGTAGTGGATGGCAAAGTGACGTATAAAGCAGTTGCTGATGCGCTTGGCTACCCACATGTAGAGGTAGATACGATTTTAAATGGTGAAGTAAACGTATAG
- a CDS encoding HD-GYP domain-containing protein, with protein MRQVSLESVEAGQVLAKSIYTSDGRTLLNQGVLLTPGMINKLYRIGVTMVYIQDERFDDIKMEDVVSEETRREAISNVANVLQCVQTGKDFDTRAVSKTMGTIVDEIFQQKNVLLNLNDIRTQDNHLFIHSMNVCIMSCVIGMQLGYNTTKLKELALGALLHDVGKVVMPDDPLRKTKEGDHHAWIGFNVLRKKHEVSLATAHIALQHHEHVDGQGEPRAIAGADIHDYAKIVAITNFYDNLLSEFSTDQPNMTPYEAAEFIMGLAGKRFDHEMVIQFLRSIALYPTGASVLLSTEEVGVVVGQHKGLPSRPIVRVFKESRRGGKYDYDDTEVREVDLGQETTVFIESILK; from the coding sequence ATGCGCCAAGTCAGTCTAGAAAGCGTAGAGGCAGGACAGGTACTTGCCAAAAGCATCTATACAAGTGATGGACGAACATTGTTAAATCAAGGCGTGCTGCTAACACCTGGGATGATTAACAAGTTATATCGAATTGGTGTTACCATGGTATATATTCAAGACGAGCGCTTTGATGATATCAAAATGGAAGATGTCGTATCGGAAGAAACACGCCGCGAAGCGATCTCTAATGTTGCAAATGTGCTTCAGTGTGTTCAGACTGGTAAGGATTTTGACACGCGTGCGGTTTCAAAAACGATGGGTACGATCGTAGATGAGATCTTCCAACAAAAAAATGTACTGTTGAACCTAAATGACATTCGGACACAGGACAATCATCTGTTTATTCATTCTATGAATGTATGCATTATGTCTTGTGTGATAGGAATGCAGCTCGGCTACAATACAACAAAGCTTAAGGAACTCGCCCTTGGTGCTTTGCTCCATGATGTAGGCAAAGTTGTGATGCCAGATGATCCGCTCCGTAAGACAAAAGAAGGGGACCATCATGCGTGGATTGGATTTAATGTGCTCCGTAAAAAGCATGAAGTAAGTCTGGCGACGGCGCATATCGCGCTGCAGCATCATGAGCATGTAGATGGACAAGGTGAGCCGCGTGCGATTGCAGGTGCAGATATTCATGATTATGCGAAAATCGTAGCGATAACGAATTTCTACGATAATCTGCTCTCTGAATTTTCAACAGATCAGCCGAATATGACGCCGTATGAAGCGGCAGAATTTATTATGGGACTGGCAGGTAAACGGTTTGACCATGAGATGGTCATTCAGTTTCTACGCTCAATTGCCTTGTATCCGACAGGAGCATCTGTGCTTCTGAGTACGGAAGAGGTTGGGGTTGTCGTTGGACAACACAAAGGCTTGCCATCCCGTCCAATCGTGCGTGTTTTTAAAGAGAGTAGGCGCGGGGGGAAATATGATTACGATGATACAGAAGTAAGAGAAGTAGATCTGGGTCAGGAGACAACGGTTTTTATCGAGTCTATCTTAAAATAA
- a CDS encoding ABC transporter ATP-binding protein, which produces MIIDLQGVTWKREQKNILNNVTWKVNPGEHWAVMGLNGSGKTSLLNIINGYMWPSKGSVSVLGKKFGTYDLRKLRHSIGWVSTSMQEKLYRTETVEHIVLSGIDASMGLLYEKPGAEAYDRAHVLLEELGCAAMAQRPYETLSQGEKQRVLIARALMAQPKLLILDEPATGLDVFAREQLLQTVERMGQRTDGPTLIYVTHHPEEIMPIFSHVLLLKKGEVFRAGQTADILTSETMSEFFDTSVEIAWRGGRPWLTICQKERE; this is translated from the coding sequence ATGATCATTGATCTTCAGGGCGTAACGTGGAAGCGAGAACAAAAAAATATTCTAAATAATGTGACATGGAAAGTGAATCCGGGTGAGCACTGGGCTGTCATGGGGCTCAATGGGTCTGGAAAAACATCGCTGCTCAATATTATTAACGGATATATGTGGCCATCCAAAGGAAGTGTCAGTGTGCTGGGGAAAAAATTTGGCACGTATGATTTGCGAAAGTTGCGCCATTCCATCGGCTGGGTCAGTACATCCATGCAGGAGAAGCTGTATAGGACGGAAACGGTCGAACATATCGTACTGAGTGGAATTGATGCCTCTATGGGGCTTCTGTATGAGAAGCCCGGGGCAGAAGCGTACGACCGAGCGCATGTATTGCTTGAAGAGCTTGGATGTGCTGCGATGGCGCAGCGACCGTATGAGACACTTTCACAGGGAGAGAAACAGCGGGTGCTCATTGCGCGGGCGCTGATGGCTCAACCGAAACTGCTCATTCTTGATGAACCGGCTACCGGGCTTGATGTATTCGCCAGGGAGCAGTTGCTGCAGACGGTGGAGCGCATGGGTCAGCGTACGGATGGGCCGACTTTGATCTATGTAACACATCATCCAGAAGAAATTATGCCTATATTCAGTCACGTATTGCTGCTGAAAAAGGGGGAAGTATTCCGAGCTGGGCAGACAGCGGATATTCTGACGTCTGAGACAATGTCGGAATTTTTTGATACATCAGTTGAGATTGCATGGCGCGGTGGTCGGCCGTGGCTTACGATTTGCCAGAAGGAGAGAGAGTAA